A genomic stretch from Malus domestica chromosome 15, GDT2T_hap1 includes:
- the LOC103422266 gene encoding uncharacterized protein, whose protein sequence is MDQQGKCNKAQDILDFSVLDSGEATNLINDTNNWLLNLNDDDRWEEPPNKKKGFAGAISEEELKIRSEVEMEIEKNLEEEIKDGICHLALRLQRLYQHQKERRSAATNGRRSNNNKAFCEVNINIKMEGGTKIEIKETKKPAPERGCPNWTSSGISERSYQPVTKMASNTKKFDWAKSLRSSAGPALVTNKNSGPRELGWKV, encoded by the exons ATGGACCAGCAAGGAAAATGCAACAAAGCACAAGATATATTAG atttttcAGTTTTGGATTCCGGCGAGGCTACAAATTTAATCAACGACACCAATAATTGGCTG TTAAATCTGAACGATGATGATCGATGGGAGGAACCACCTAACAAAAAGAAGGGATTCGCCGGGGCTATATCAGAAGAAGAGCTGAAGATTCGAAGTGAGGTTGAAATGGAGATCGAAAAAAACTTGgaggaagaaatcaaagatgggATTTGCCATCTTGCTCTGAGATTGCAGAGGCTCTATCAACACCAAAAGGAAAGAAGAAGTGCTGCTACAAATGGAAGAAGGAGTAACAATAACAAAGCATTTTGTGAGGTTAATATTAACATAAAAATGGAAGGAGGAACCAAGATTGAAATTAAAGAGACTAAAAAACCAGCACCTGAAAGGGGTTGCCCTAATTGGACTAGTTCAGGAATATCAGAGAGAAGTTATCAACCAGTTACAAAGATGGCTTCAAATACCAAGAAGTTTGATTGGGCCAAGTCGCTGCGTTCGAGTGCTGGGCCTGCACTCGTCACTAACAAAAATAGCGGCCCACGTGAACTGGGTTGGAAAGTTTGA